The proteins below are encoded in one region of Flavobacterium sp. IMCC34852:
- a CDS encoding FecR family protein, protein MEENYKLAKWLSGEMPENELAAFQAEPDFALYDKIKKYSAELETPTFNEQLVLSKILVSPKKEIKTISLMQNWFFRIAAVLVIGLGLFFTFQNFASYTEYAENGVLNTFTLPDNSEVVLNSGSEIQYKKWNWDNNRALNLEGEAYFKVAKGQKFEVNTPLGKVTVLGTQFNVKQRDNRFDVTCYEGKVKVNYKDQELVITKGMSIAFDNGKSITIPESTVQSPEWLNDELVFYQEDLKSIVSELERHFNVSLVIKNIDNSQLFTGTIPAKNIALSLEILATTYHLKSTQVSKNEYRLESLDAQ, encoded by the coding sequence ATGGAAGAAAATTACAAACTAGCAAAGTGGCTTTCGGGTGAAATGCCTGAGAATGAATTGGCAGCATTCCAAGCTGAGCCTGACTTTGCCTTATACGATAAAATCAAAAAATACTCGGCTGAGTTGGAAACACCAACTTTTAACGAGCAATTGGTTTTGTCTAAAATCTTAGTTTCTCCTAAAAAAGAAATAAAAACCATTTCACTCATGCAGAATTGGTTTTTCAGAATAGCCGCCGTTTTAGTAATTGGATTGGGACTGTTTTTTACTTTTCAAAACTTTGCCTCTTATACCGAATATGCTGAAAACGGTGTTTTAAATACTTTTACTTTACCGGATAATTCCGAAGTAGTCTTAAATTCGGGTTCTGAAATTCAATATAAAAAATGGAATTGGGACAACAATAGAGCACTAAATCTAGAAGGTGAAGCATATTTTAAAGTAGCCAAAGGTCAAAAATTTGAAGTCAACACGCCTTTGGGTAAAGTAACTGTTCTCGGTACACAGTTCAACGTCAAACAACGCGACAACCGTTTTGATGTTACTTGTTACGAGGGAAAAGTAAAAGTAAACTATAAAGACCAAGAATTGGTGATCACCAAAGGCATGAGCATTGCATTTGATAATGGAAAATCCATCACAATTCCCGAAAGCACAGTTCAAAGTCCGGAATGGTTAAATGACGAACTCGTTTTCTATCAAGAAGATTTAAAATCAATAGTAAGCGAATTGGAAAGACATTTTAACGTATCTTTGGTTATAAAAAACATTGACAATTCACAATTATTTACTGGTACAATTCCGGCAAAAAATATAGCTTTGTCTTTAGAAATTTTGGCCACAACTTATCATTTAAAATCAACCCAAGTAAGTAAAAACGAATACCGCTTAGAAAGTCTGGATGCTCAATAA